One Chaetodon trifascialis isolate fChaTrf1 chromosome 12, fChaTrf1.hap1, whole genome shotgun sequence DNA window includes the following coding sequences:
- the LOC139340584 gene encoding ADP-ribosylation factor-like protein 4C, which translates to MGNNVSALQSLHIVMLGLDSAGKTTVLYRLKFNEFVNTVPTIGFNTEKIKLSNSTAKGISCHFWDVGGQEKLRPLWKSYSRCTDGIIYVVDSVDVDRLEEAKTELHKVTKFAENQGTPLLVIANKQDLPKSLPVSDIEKQLALHELTPSTTYHIQPACAIIGEGLHEGMDKLYEMILKRRKFLRQKKKR; encoded by the coding sequence atgggcAACAACGTCTCTGCACTCCAGTCTCTTCACATTGTCATGCTGGGATTGGACTCTGCTGGCAAGACCACAGTTCTTTACAGACTCAAATTTAATGAATTTGTCAACACAGTTCCTACAATTGGATTCAACACTGAAAAAATCAAGCTGAGTAATAGCACTGCGAAGGGCATCAGTTGTCATTTCTGGGACGTGGGAGGCCAGGAGAAGCTGAGGCCCCTGTGGAAGTCCTACAGCCGGTGTACTGATGGGATCATTTATGTTGTGGACTCTGTGGATGTTGACAGGCTGGAGGAGGCGAAGACTGAATTGCACAAAGTCACCAAATTTGCAGAGAATCAAGGGACGCCACTGCTGGTCATCGCCAACAAGCAGGACCTGCCCAAATCTCTTCCAGTGTCAGACATTGAGAAGCAGCTGGCTTTGCATGAGCTCACCCCCTCCACTACCTATCACATCCAACCTGCATGTGCTATAATAGGTGAGGGGCTTCATGAGGGCATGGACAAACTGTATGAAATGATACTGAAGAGAAGGAAATTCctaagacagaagaagaaacggtAA
- the LOC139340583 gene encoding uncharacterized protein, with protein sequence MATGKRRAAFFTALELEILMCSYSEFQHVFRKKCNTAAAAKERETAWENIAARVNACNLAGEKRTWQQLKMKYKNIVQTANRKKADARKTGGGPAPPSLTEAEELALSHNLGMPVAEGIPGGSSSSELAPQDTSAFIKYSDGAICVVEPPHATTDLVTDEEHEETLSAAFTEGDPERPIEGMAGQQQESPSTSTAQIDTVRWMFSKHQRFILWNSCATV encoded by the exons atggcaacggggaagaggagggctgcgttttttaccGCTCTGgagctagaaatcttaatgTGCTCATACAGCGAGTTTcaacacgtttttagaaaaaagtgcaacaccgctgcagccgcgaaagagagagagacggcgtgggaaaacattgctgctcgggtcaatgc gTGCAATCTcgcgggggagaagcgcacttggcagcagcttaagatgaaatataaaaacattgttcaaacag ccaacagaaagaaggcagatgcccgcaaAACGGGTGGCGGCCCAGCACCGCCATCTctaacggaggcagaggagctggccctaagccacAATTTAGGAatgccagtggctgagggaattcctggagggagctcatcttcagagctcgCCCCTCAAGACAcgagtgcctttataaaat attctgatggtgctatctgcgTGGTGGAGCCCCCtcatgccacaacagaccttgtgact gatgaagagcatgaagaaactctgtctgctgcctttacagagggggatccagaaaggcctatagag ggcatggctgggcagcagcaggagagtccctcaacttccacagcacagattgacacagtgagatggatgttcagtaaacaccagaggttcattctgtggaattcatgtgcaactgtataa
- the LOC139340769 gene encoding putative nuclease HARBI1 codes for MACPFDNDPVDEGAALLRRELNIRREMVIRPRIDVLAFPDNYLFERCRFTSQSITYIHNLIRPYICNITSRSHALTSQQILCVALCFFANGSFLYNIGDAEHLSKATVCRAVRKVCLALKQLLPIFVVFPGHKPVRVIKEEFHRIAGFPSVIGCIDGTHIPITAPSHNEADYVNRKSIHSTNVQIVCDAAYLISNVEAKWPGSVHDSRIYRESNLSNRLQRGEFDGLLLGDRGYPCQPRLLTPYPDPEPGPQQNFNRAHCRTRARVEMTIGLLKARFQCLRHLRVTPERACDIVVACVVLHNIAIIRGEQR; via the exons atggcatgtccttttgacaacgatcccgtggatgaaggtgcagcattactgcgcagggaattaaatattcgtcgggagatggttatcagaccacgcatagatgttctggcatttccagacaattatctttttgaacggtgccgtttcacgtcacagtccatcacctacatccacaacctaatccgtccttatatctgcaacattaccagccgtagtcatgctctcacatcccagcagatattgtgtgttgcgctgtgtttctttgcaaatgggagttttttgtataacatcggagatgcagagcacttaagcaaggcaactgtatgcagggcggtcagaaaagtttgcctcGCCTTGAAACAGCTATTAcccatctttgtggttttccctggacataaacctgtcagagtcatcaaggaggagttccacaggattgcag gattccccagtgtgattggctgcatagatggcacacacatccccatcacggctccctcgcataatgaagcagattatgtgaataggaagtccattcacagcacaaatgtgcag atcgtatgtgatgctgcatacttaatttccaatgtggaggccaagtggcctgggtctgttcatgactcaaggatttatcgcgagtctaacctgagcaacagactgcaacgtg gagagtttgatggccttctgctgggtgacagaggttacccatgccaacccaggctgctgactccttaccctgaccctgaaccaggcccccaacagaacttcaaccgggctcactgcaggacaagagcccgggtggagatgaccataggattgctgaaagcccgtttccagtgcctacgtcacctcagggtgacccctgagagggcctgtgatatcgttgtggcatgtgttgttcttcataatattgccattattagaggagagcaacgc